In Cellulomonas sp. JZ18, the DNA window GAGCGGCCCAGTGTCACGGCGGCGGCCAGCCCGGCGGGGCCACCGCCCACCACCACCACGTCGTACCGCTCGGTCATCGTGCACCTCCGTCGTGCGTCGTCGGGGAAGTCGGGGGAGTCGGGGGAGTCGCGCGAGCGGCGGGAGCCGGGCCGGCGTGCGGCCGGCGGGCGAGCCAGACGGTCCGCTCGGCGCGCACGGGCAGCGCGTCGAGCGTCGCGGGGTGCTGCGCGAGCAGGCGGTCGAGCGTCGTGACGTCCGCGGGCGCGAGGCGGTCGGCGAGGGTCGAGCGCAGGAGCGCGAGCCAGGCGCGCCCGAAGCGCGCGTCGACCGCCTCGGTCGCGACGTGCCGGACGTCGAGGAGCTCGAACCCCGCGCGCTCGAGGTGCGGCCCCCAGTCGGGATGAACGTTCCACGTCGAGGCCGCCTGCGCGAGGCGGGACGCGAGACCGGGGGCGAGCGCGTCGGTGAGCAGGCGCACCTGCTCGTCGAGCTCGACGACCACCGCGACGCCGCCGGGACGCAGCGCCGCGTGCGCCTCGCGCAGCACGCGGTCGGCGTCGGCGAGGTGGTGCAGCGAGGAGGCCGCCCACACGGCGTCGACGCGGCCGGTCAGGGGCCAGCCGGCGTCGAGGTCCGCCTCGAGCGTGCGCACCCGGTCGGCCACGCCCGCGGCCGCGGCGGCCGTCCGCAGGTGCGCGAGCATCGCGGGGGAGCGGTCGACCGCGACGACGGTCGCCCGGGGCAGGCGCCGCGCGAGCGCGAGCGCGCCGGTGCCCGTGCCGGCGCCGAGGTCGACGACCGTGCCGGCGCCGGGCAGGTGCGCGGCGACGAGGTCGACGGCACCGGGCAGCCAGCCGCCCAGCACCTCCGCCTCGAGGTCCAGGAGGGCCCGTGGGCGACGGCGTCGACGTGGGGGCCGTGGTGGTGCGGCGGGTCGGGGTGGGGGTCGGGGTGGGCGTGCCCGGTGCCGGGCCGCGCGTGCTGCGGGGCTGCGTGGGTCATGCGTCCACGGTAGGCACGGCGTGCGCTGGCGGCATAGGGTCTTGCGCATGACGCAAGACGTGGACCTCGACGCGGTCGTCCGGCAGCGCGTGCGCGGGCTCCGGCTGGCACGGGGCTGGTCGCTCGAGGCGCTCGCGGCCCGCTGCTACATGAGCCCCTCGACGCTGAGCCGCATCGAGACCGGCCACCGCCGGATCGCGCT includes these proteins:
- a CDS encoding trans-aconitate 2-methyltransferase is translated as MLGGWLPGAVDLVAAHLPGAGTVVDLGAGTGTGALALARRLPRATVVAVDRSPAMLAHLRTAAAAAGVADRVRTLEADLDAGWPLTGRVDAVWAASSLHHLADADRVLREAHAALRPGGVAVVVELDEQVRLLTDALAPGLASRLAQAASTWNVHPDWGPHLERAGFELLDVRHVATEAVDARFGRAWLALLRSTLADRLAPADVTTLDRLLAQHPATLDALPVRAERTVWLARRPHAGPAPAARATPPTPPTSPTTHDGGAR